A window of Eubacteriaceae bacterium ES3 contains these coding sequences:
- a CDS encoding triple tyrosine motif-containing protein — translation MKKSLSRVLSLILVNLMLISSVPFNVIAEELIPSDPEITAEDPSVTETPADSASKTEEDLPATTITTETSVPVPVPQAESVPVSEQAAASVQSQSSETLTTMETDINFIEYDDDTDLDGNVYVTGYTGSDTSLVIPAVTPNGNQVTGIATNAFKDKATLTSIELPYSLQVIEAGAFYGCTGLTDLVLPPSLTNIQSEDGNGTFANTSGLTVTIPATVTSIGPYLFQNATNPTIKGESGSFAQSYAVEYNITFVPITDSFYVKSFTTSLSSGQNINTAITLTAAASGGTGTLNYGFYYDLEKLDGTYLTNETLTDFATARSVLFTPTEAGIYTLYTRIKDEDGNIVQRSIGDFEVINLPIVSLDTDKASPQYYYDYPTTTAPNTIALTASVDSGSGTKPFDYSFKYQKDDIITEITAINGSSNDSESANFTTGVAEDAGTYIFMVTVTDSQGQSITKTIEDYQVVDGLAVQSLTVDQSSPQEPGSALKLTASAAGGKTAISYRFYYTLDNGPETEIQDYSTSNTSSFSPSAEGSYKFYVSVKNASGIEIPIDTPVDFTIAEAPAADSFTVEDGGIPYYLGDPGTIALTVNGISVAEPASCQFYYSLDSDTEKHLINTLNNQYTLLFDPTSTGAGIYTFYVTITSDIGGILELETEPYIVYEALDTSLDTDIESPQDRNTELKLSALASGGKSPYTYQFYSKLDGVTTEQGDDSTRKYAKFSLAEAGNYLLGVTITDANGKSFDKEIPYTINNNPLISKFEIAEDPNNGYYIETDLTFNSEVDGGLADYSYVYTIKRGSTVVDTQTFDAISTTTHLMTYNPSTSGTYSFILQVTDANGETVSETIKSIKVLDPVTVKYLKVNKYSGQNIGTELKLTASPSGGKSPFTYNFSYSLDGVTKTLIDSEKDTNKYVSFTPETEGLYTFYVTITDYYGKETSDQIDDFLVINDPLLTELSGVKTGTNTAFSDFYAGDTYKLTATSEYGSGDLTYTFYYMDGKTKMPIGEPIVTADQTASIDFTPTEGGTYSIYAEVKDSNTLTPSISKKLSLKVLSPVSAKTIKLSKTKDVTKFDIITLSTSGTGGKSSYSYEFFYSTDNGLTLNSLADADTSNKIAVALSTLGLDFSSDVSLTFYVKVTDRNEVVSTNESIQSTKSSLITITNPPVLELGVSPEKGTADLYPGDTATLTGLVKDGSGDGSTEIHFYYQLGSGTKKEIEDSNSDGIVDVTLTDSGSCKFYLEAEGAETQIVKSYTVLKSVSAKAIKISKTKNVLPTNTVILTASASGGRSPYTYNFYYSLNGSDTLIKETTDRSIEFNFNSTGSGEYTFYYTVTDANYTDTDTNGKIIDDKTVTQATVSVSNPAVIDSFTVSPEKGTAVYVGETVTLSAGLEEGSGTDEVPTCEFFYQNGREDKVSLGTINFSGDTASVSFEPTEAGTYKFYVEVTDPISQNTTVNTINSYKILSDLSIESLKISKTSDLTTSDTIRLSATITGGKSPYTYKYEYKVGSGNWIAIDSTSRSASLDLSESGPGQYAFRLSVTDGGGKVSPVKEYDSLLTVSNPPIIDEITVTPTDTSSIFYAGKALTVKADLVENTGDSGTLHYVFNMYNGSKLIESVDSGSSNQAEFTPDEEGSYKFIVEVTDANTSEPVTQKSSTVKVVSGVMVKSLKVDKASGQNLGTTLRLTASAIGGKSPYQYEFYAYHDSSADEILIQAYSSSKTASYTPEEPGTYTFHVRIKDSGVDTENSTSTNSDEIFVDDFEILNLPVIDEFTANIQGEDSAYASDSDGLNGSSVILSAEASGGSGPYTYTYSYKLGTKSEVKLETYTDSATGSNLAVFMPDEAGTYTLNVTVTDHDGNTVTKTINYFRVYDLPEIDEITVSKTEVDAGYYSKLSVYIDGGQYPYQYKFEVKDSEGSNYPTTPLRDFSTTRSYYFKTDTPGTYYFRVTIKDKNGKESIMELDTPITVVSVQ, via the coding sequence ATGAAAAAATCTTTGTCCCGTGTCCTAAGCTTAATCCTTGTCAATCTGATGTTAATTTCTTCTGTCCCATTTAATGTTATCGCTGAAGAACTCATCCCTTCAGACCCCGAAATTACTGCTGAAGATCCTTCTGTTACTGAAACTCCGGCTGATTCCGCGAGTAAAACAGAAGAAGATCTCCCTGCTACGACCATAACAACAGAAACTTCTGTTCCAGTTCCTGTTCCACAAGCAGAGTCTGTACCCGTTTCTGAACAAGCAGCAGCTTCTGTACAAAGCCAAAGCAGTGAGACCCTGACCACCATGGAAACAGATATTAACTTTATCGAATATGACGATGATACCGATCTTGACGGAAACGTCTATGTGACCGGTTATACGGGTTCTGACACTAGCCTTGTTATTCCTGCCGTAACCCCTAACGGAAACCAGGTTACAGGAATTGCCACTAATGCCTTTAAAGACAAGGCCACCCTTACTTCCATCGAATTGCCGTATTCTCTCCAGGTCATCGAAGCAGGGGCTTTTTACGGCTGTACTGGACTGACTGATTTAGTCCTGCCCCCCTCCTTAACTAATATACAATCCGAGGACGGAAACGGCACGTTCGCTAACACCAGCGGACTGACCGTAACCATTCCCGCCACCGTCACCTCTATCGGTCCCTATCTGTTTCAGAACGCCACTAATCCTACTATTAAAGGAGAATCCGGCTCTTTTGCCCAAAGTTATGCTGTCGAATACAATATAACTTTTGTGCCTATCACCGATTCCTTTTACGTAAAAAGCTTTACCACCAGCCTGTCCTCCGGGCAGAACATTAATACTGCTATTACCCTGACAGCTGCCGCTTCCGGCGGTACAGGCACACTTAACTATGGTTTTTATTACGACCTGGAAAAGCTGGACGGTACTTATCTGACAAATGAGACCCTTACCGATTTTGCTACGGCCAGATCAGTTCTTTTCACCCCTACTGAAGCGGGTATCTATACCCTTTATACCCGTATTAAAGATGAAGACGGTAATATTGTCCAGCGATCTATTGGGGATTTTGAAGTGATCAATCTGCCGATTGTATCTCTTGATACTGACAAGGCTTCACCTCAGTATTACTACGATTATCCCACAACAACTGCGCCAAATACCATCGCACTCACTGCTTCAGTCGACTCCGGGAGCGGGACAAAACCGTTTGACTATAGCTTTAAATATCAGAAAGACGATATTATCACTGAAATCACTGCGATTAACGGTAGCAGCAACGATAGTGAAAGTGCTAATTTTACCACCGGTGTTGCGGAAGACGCAGGAACTTATATTTTTATGGTAACTGTCACTGATTCTCAGGGACAATCAATCACAAAAACAATTGAAGATTATCAGGTTGTTGATGGTCTGGCAGTACAGTCTCTGACTGTCGATCAAAGCTCTCCCCAAGAGCCGGGCAGCGCTCTGAAACTGACGGCCAGTGCTGCCGGTGGTAAAACTGCAATTTCTTACCGCTTTTACTATACGCTGGATAATGGTCCAGAAACTGAAATCCAGGACTATTCGACCAGTAATACCAGCAGTTTCTCACCTTCAGCTGAGGGCAGCTATAAGTTTTATGTCTCCGTGAAAAACGCCAGCGGGATTGAAATCCCCATTGATACACCTGTCGATTTTACCATTGCTGAAGCTCCAGCGGCTGATTCCTTTACCGTCGAAGATGGCGGTATTCCCTATTATCTCGGCGATCCCGGTACAATTGCTTTGACGGTCAACGGAATTTCAGTTGCAGAACCCGCCAGCTGCCAATTTTACTATAGCCTGGATAGTGATACAGAGAAACATTTAATTAATACCCTTAATAATCAATATACACTCTTATTTGACCCCACCTCAACGGGTGCCGGTATTTATACCTTCTATGTCACCATTACCAGTGATATCGGCGGTATTCTGGAACTTGAGACTGAGCCATATATTGTTTATGAAGCCCTGGATACAAGCCTGGATACAGACATTGAATCCCCTCAGGATAGAAACACTGAGCTAAAACTCTCAGCCCTCGCCAGCGGCGGAAAATCGCCATACACCTATCAGTTTTATAGTAAATTAGACGGCGTGACAACTGAACAGGGAGATGACTCCACGAGGAAGTACGCCAAGTTCAGCCTGGCTGAAGCGGGCAACTATTTGCTGGGGGTGACCATTACCGACGCCAACGGCAAAAGCTTTGATAAGGAAATTCCTTATACCATTAATAATAACCCGCTGATCAGCAAGTTTGAAATTGCCGAAGATCCTAATAATGGCTATTATATTGAAACTGATTTAACTTTTAATTCAGAAGTTGATGGCGGCCTTGCCGACTATAGCTATGTCTATACTATTAAACGGGGCTCTACAGTTGTTGATACCCAGACATTTGACGCAATCAGTACTACGACCCATTTAATGACATACAATCCATCCACCTCAGGAACCTATTCATTTATTCTCCAAGTAACTGACGCTAACGGTGAAACTGTGAGTGAGACCATTAAATCTATAAAAGTTCTCGATCCGGTCACCGTGAAATATCTGAAAGTCAATAAGTATTCCGGCCAGAATATTGGCACAGAATTGAAGTTAACCGCCTCACCAAGCGGTGGAAAGTCACCATTCACTTATAACTTTTCATACTCTCTTGACGGTGTGACTAAAACGCTTATTGATTCAGAAAAAGATACCAATAAGTACGTCTCTTTTACCCCCGAAACAGAAGGTCTTTATACCTTTTATGTGACGATTACTGATTATTATGGAAAAGAAACAAGTGACCAGATTGATGATTTTCTGGTCATTAATGACCCACTTTTAACTGAATTAAGCGGCGTAAAAACCGGCACGAACACTGCCTTCAGTGATTTCTATGCTGGCGACACTTATAAGCTTACTGCAACTTCCGAATATGGCAGTGGCGATTTGACCTATACATTCTATTATATGGATGGAAAAACAAAAATGCCTATTGGCGAGCCTATAGTCACTGCTGATCAGACTGCCAGCATTGACTTTACCCCTACCGAAGGTGGTACCTATTCCATTTATGCGGAAGTAAAAGATTCGAACACCCTCACCCCTTCAATCAGTAAGAAACTGAGCCTGAAAGTCCTTTCACCGGTGAGTGCAAAGACTATTAAGTTAAGTAAAACCAAAGATGTCACAAAATTTGACATTATCACTTTATCCACCTCAGGAACTGGCGGAAAGTCATCTTACAGCTATGAATTTTTCTATTCAACCGATAATGGTTTAACACTCAATTCATTAGCTGACGCTGACACATCAAACAAAATAGCTGTCGCTCTTTCCACACTGGGACTGGATTTTTCATCTGATGTAAGCTTAACTTTCTATGTCAAAGTAACTGACAGAAACGAGGTTGTCAGTACAAACGAAAGCATACAATCTACCAAAAGCAGTTTAATCACAATCACTAACCCACCCGTTCTGGAGCTGGGTGTTTCACCTGAAAAAGGCACTGCCGATCTTTATCCCGGCGACACGGCCACTCTGACAGGTTTAGTTAAAGACGGTTCCGGTGATGGCAGCACAGAAATCCACTTCTATTACCAGCTGGGCAGCGGAACTAAAAAAGAAATTGAAGATTCAAATAGTGATGGTATCGTAGACGTCACCCTAACTGATTCCGGCTCCTGCAAATTTTATCTGGAAGCCGAGGGTGCCGAGACACAAATTGTAAAAAGCTACACCGTCCTTAAAAGTGTCTCAGCCAAAGCAATTAAAATCAGTAAAACTAAAAATGTCCTGCCTACCAATACGGTAATACTTACAGCTTCAGCCAGCGGCGGGAGAAGCCCTTACACCTACAATTTTTATTACAGCCTTAACGGTTCAGATACACTAATTAAAGAAACCACTGACCGCTCCATCGAATTCAACTTTAATAGCACCGGTTCCGGAGAATACACCTTCTATTATACTGTAACAGATGCCAATTATACTGATACTGACACCAATGGCAAAATCATTGATGACAAAACCGTAACCCAGGCAACAGTATCCGTTTCAAACCCGGCTGTTATTGACAGCTTTACTGTCAGTCCTGAAAAAGGGACTGCCGTTTATGTCGGCGAGACGGTAACCTTAAGTGCTGGCCTTGAAGAAGGCAGTGGTACCGACGAAGTCCCGACCTGTGAATTCTTCTACCAAAATGGCAGAGAGGATAAAGTTTCACTTGGAACCATCAACTTCTCAGGCGATACTGCCTCAGTTTCTTTTGAACCCACTGAAGCCGGAACTTACAAATTCTATGTTGAAGTAACCGATCCAATCAGCCAAAACACGACGGTAAATACTATTAACAGCTATAAAATCCTTTCTGATCTGTCTATCGAAAGCTTAAAGATCAGTAAAACAAGCGACCTGACCACCAGCGATACCATCAGGCTCAGTGCCACTATAACCGGTGGAAAATCACCCTATACTTACAAGTATGAATATAAGGTTGGCAGCGGTAACTGGATTGCCATCGACTCTACTTCACGCAGTGCCAGTCTTGATCTGTCTGAATCCGGACCTGGTCAATATGCCTTCCGCCTGTCGGTTACTGACGGCGGGGGAAAAGTATCACCCGTAAAAGAATATGATAGCCTTCTTACGGTCAGTAATCCGCCGATAATTGATGAAATAACGGTTACACCAACTGATACATCTTCCATATTCTATGCCGGTAAGGCTTTAACTGTGAAGGCTGATTTGGTAGAAAATACCGGTGATTCAGGAACTTTACACTATGTTTTCAATATGTATAACGGTTCAAAACTGATCGAAAGTGTAGATTCAGGCAGTTCAAATCAAGCAGAATTCACCCCTGATGAGGAAGGCTCCTATAAATTCATCGTCGAAGTAACCGATGCAAATACCAGTGAGCCGGTTACCCAAAAAAGCTCTACTGTTAAAGTTGTATCTGGCGTTATGGTTAAAAGTCTGAAAGTCGATAAAGCCAGCGGCCAAAACCTGGGCACCACATTAAGATTGACTGCATCGGCAATTGGCGGCAAGTCCCCTTATCAGTATGAGTTTTATGCCTATCATGATAGCAGCGCTGATGAAATTCTAATTCAAGCCTATTCAAGTTCAAAAACTGCCAGCTATACGCCTGAAGAACCCGGAACCTATACCTTCCATGTCAGGATTAAAGACAGCGGTGTTGATACTGAAAACAGTACTTCTACTAACAGCGATGAAATATTTGTAGATGATTTTGAAATTCTTAATCTGCCGGTTATAGACGAATTTACTGCAAATATACAAGGTGAAGATTCGGCCTACGCCAGCGATTCTGATGGTTTAAATGGTTCCAGTGTTATTCTATCTGCTGAAGCAAGCGGCGGATCTGGACCTTACACTTATACCTATTCTTATAAGCTGGGCACGAAATCAGAAGTTAAACTGGAAACATACACCGATAGCGCCACTGGCAGCAACTTGGCTGTATTCATGCCAGACGAAGCCGGAACCTATACCTTAAACGTTACGGTTACCGATCACGACGGCAATACCGTCACTAAGACCATAAATTATTTTAGAGTCTATGACCTTCCGGAAATTGACGAAATCACAGTCAGCAAGACGGAAGTTGATGCCGGATATTACAGTAAACTTTCTGTTTATATCGACGGCGGACAATATCCTTATCAATATAAGTTTGAAGTGAAGGATTCTGAGGGCAGTAATTATCCAACAACACCACTTCGCGATTTTTCCACCACCCGATCCTATTATTTTAAAACAGACACTCCGGGCACCTATTACTTTAGAGTAACAATTAAAGATAAAAACGGAAAAGAATCTATCATGGAATTGGATACACCTATTACTGTTGTAAGCGTACAATAA
- a CDS encoding LysR family transcriptional regulator has product MDLRHLKILIAVEETGSMSQAAKALYITQPSVSQVIRELEEHYGVRLFERMGRKLIITDAGKTLYTQARMVISQFNSLENSMENLCEQQSLKVGATITIGSCLLAPLMNKYLQENPETDCFNYVNNTRSIENRLLRAELDIGLVEGTVQHPDLIVEPVIDDFLVIACSQTHPFSVLQKITAQQLQSQAFVMRESGSGTRDLFLDFMKRRGLKVTIGWEVTSPEIIKTILLSQPCLSALSIRLIEEELKAGQMTAYSPLEPIFNRTFNLVYHKNKHLTPTMTSFIELVKREPQPDLKNQFNLGLIV; this is encoded by the coding sequence ATGGATCTGCGCCATTTAAAAATTCTAATCGCCGTCGAAGAAACCGGCTCTATGTCTCAAGCTGCCAAAGCCCTATATATCACACAGCCTTCAGTGAGCCAGGTCATTCGGGAACTGGAAGAACATTATGGCGTCCGACTCTTTGAACGGATGGGCCGAAAGCTCATCATCACTGACGCCGGCAAAACACTTTATACCCAAGCTCGTATGGTTATCAGTCAGTTTAACTCACTGGAGAACAGCATGGAAAACCTCTGCGAGCAGCAAAGCCTCAAGGTTGGCGCTACCATTACCATAGGCTCTTGTCTGCTGGCACCGCTGATGAATAAATATCTGCAGGAAAACCCTGAAACCGACTGTTTTAATTATGTCAACAACACCCGTTCTATAGAAAATCGACTGCTGCGGGCCGAACTCGACATCGGTTTAGTTGAAGGAACAGTCCAGCATCCCGACCTGATTGTTGAGCCAGTCATTGATGATTTTCTGGTTATCGCCTGCTCCCAAACCCACCCTTTTTCGGTTCTTCAAAAAATAACTGCCCAGCAGCTTCAAAGCCAGGCATTTGTGATGCGCGAATCAGGAAGCGGTACAAGAGACCTCTTTCTGGACTTTATGAAAAGACGAGGGCTAAAAGTTACGATTGGATGGGAGGTAACTTCACCGGAAATTATCAAAACCATTCTACTTAGCCAACCTTGTCTTTCAGCTCTTTCAATTCGGCTCATTGAAGAAGAGTTAAAAGCCGGTCAAATGACCGCCTATTCCCCTCTTGAACCTATCTTTAACCGGACCTTTAATCTGGTCTACCATAAAAACAAACATCTTACACCAACAATGACCAGCTTCATTGAGCTGGTAAAAAGAGAGCCCCAACCAGACCTCAAAAACCAGTTTAATCTGGGACTTATTGTTTAA
- a CDS encoding 4Fe-4S binding protein produces MAETISNEDVKRVKGLGFLRNKRTDNFSGRVITINGVVNADQMACILEGAQKYGNGTLALTTRLTIECPGIPYAKIEDFRAHLKTGGLETGGTGPKVRPVTACKGTTCQYGLIDTFGLAAEIHKRFYKGYRDLVLPHKFKIAVGGCPNNCMKPDLNDAGVVGQLIPELEQSACKNCKSCGVIKACPVNAAKLNDGRIEIDRDSCLNCGLCVGKCPFDAVTAGLNGYKLVIGGRWGKQVAMGKALTQIFADEESLLAMLEKIILFYSDQGEKGERFSQTIKRLGFDAVEKMLTDN; encoded by the coding sequence ATGGCAGAAACAATCAGTAATGAAGACGTGAAACGGGTAAAGGGACTGGGTTTTCTAAGAAACAAGCGAACCGATAATTTTTCAGGAAGAGTGATTACTATAAATGGTGTAGTGAATGCAGACCAGATGGCCTGTATTTTGGAAGGCGCGCAGAAATACGGAAATGGGACGCTGGCATTAACTACCAGACTGACTATAGAGTGTCCAGGTATTCCCTACGCTAAAATTGAAGACTTTAGAGCTCATTTAAAAACCGGTGGACTTGAAACCGGTGGGACAGGTCCCAAGGTGCGGCCGGTAACAGCCTGTAAGGGAACAACCTGTCAGTATGGTTTAATTGATACATTTGGCCTGGCAGCAGAAATTCATAAACGTTTTTATAAGGGCTATCGCGATCTGGTCTTGCCCCATAAATTCAAAATTGCTGTGGGGGGATGTCCCAATAATTGCATGAAGCCGGATCTTAACGATGCGGGTGTAGTTGGTCAGTTGATTCCCGAACTTGAACAGTCAGCCTGTAAAAACTGTAAAAGCTGTGGTGTGATTAAGGCTTGTCCGGTAAATGCTGCAAAGCTTAATGATGGACGAATTGAAATTGATCGGGATAGTTGTCTAAATTGTGGACTGTGTGTAGGGAAATGCCCATTTGATGCCGTAACAGCTGGTTTAAACGGCTATAAGCTGGTGATTGGTGGCCGCTGGGGTAAACAGGTTGCGATGGGAAAAGCATTGACCCAGATATTTGCCGATGAAGAAAGTCTTTTGGCGATGCTTGAAAAGATTATTTTGTTTTACAGTGACCAGGGGGAAAAGGGAGAACGATTTTCCCAGACCATTAAACGACTTGGCTTTGATGCCGTAGAGAAAATGCTTACAGATAATTAG
- a CDS encoding chemotaxis protein CheX produces MYNKYFGNYLLKKKIITPEQLKEVLNKQESSRVKLGVLAIESGLMNAQQVNKVHHLQAIKDMRFGDLAIEVGFLTKADLETLLTKQKESHILLGQILLDQGLLTFEKYEKLLLSYKEDSGFSEEEIQILKSSNTDDIVKMIMGNQEDTEMLVFEEYIELFVRNIIRFIDREMMIERPYTKDSYAYENLASQKIIGDYNIETGISAEEETAVEFASIYAEEAIDSMNDLVKDALGEFMNCQNGLFISNLYHKNIKCDLEAQTMDQEGELKALNKLLIVPCQLSFGKIEIVLNI; encoded by the coding sequence ATGTATAATAAGTATTTTGGGAATTATTTATTAAAAAAGAAAATCATCACACCTGAACAGTTGAAAGAGGTTCTTAATAAACAGGAATCATCACGGGTTAAGCTGGGGGTTCTGGCTATTGAATCAGGTTTGATGAACGCTCAACAGGTCAACAAAGTGCATCATCTACAGGCAATCAAAGATATGCGTTTTGGGGATCTGGCTATCGAAGTTGGCTTTTTAACTAAAGCAGATCTGGAAACACTTTTAACAAAGCAAAAAGAATCCCATATTTTATTGGGGCAGATTCTTTTGGATCAGGGTTTGTTGACCTTTGAGAAGTATGAAAAACTCCTGCTTTCATATAAGGAGGATTCAGGTTTTTCCGAAGAGGAAATACAAATATTAAAAAGCAGCAATACGGATGATATCGTTAAAATGATTATGGGAAATCAAGAAGACACGGAGATGCTTGTTTTTGAAGAATACATTGAGCTGTTTGTCAGAAACATTATCCGCTTCATCGATCGGGAAATGATGATTGAAAGGCCTTATACAAAGGATTCCTATGCATATGAGAATCTGGCATCACAGAAGATTATTGGGGATTATAACATTGAAACCGGAATTTCAGCCGAGGAAGAAACGGCGGTTGAGTTTGCTTCTATTTATGCGGAAGAAGCCATTGACTCGATGAATGATCTGGTAAAGGATGCCCTGGGTGAGTTTATGAACTGTCAGAATGGTTTGTTTATCTCTAATCTGTATCACAAAAATATCAAATGTGATCTGGAAGCTCAGACTATGGACCAGGAGGGGGAACTTAAGGCCTTGAATAAACTTTTGATTGTCCCCTGTCAGTTGAGTTTTGGCAAAATTGAGATTGTTTTAAATATATAG
- a CDS encoding response regulator — protein sequence MANILIVDDSTMSRNKLKKILISGDHLVVGEAADGIEAIEKFKELRPDIVTLDITMPNMNGIECLKEILALDEDANVVMISALGKGDTILEALNAGALNYISKPFEASAVLDIFKEAMDE from the coding sequence ATGGCAAATATTTTAATTGTAGATGATTCGACAATGTCCCGAAATAAACTGAAGAAAATTCTCATTTCCGGGGATCACCTGGTAGTAGGAGAAGCGGCGGATGGAATAGAAGCGATTGAAAAGTTTAAAGAATTACGCCCTGATATTGTGACACTGGATATTACCATGCCCAATATGAACGGGATAGAATGTTTAAAAGAAATTCTGGCTTTGGATGAAGATGCCAATGTGGTGATGATTTCTGCCCTGGGCAAAGGGGATACCATCCTCGAAGCCCTAAATGCCGGAGCGCTTAATTATATCTCCAAACCTTTTGAAGCAAGTGCGGTGCTGGATATTTTTAAAGAAGCAATGGATGAGTAG